Proteins encoded within one genomic window of Nitrospina gracilis 3/211:
- a CDS encoding DnaJ C-terminal domain-containing protein: protein MPVSASKDYYKILGVTKAAKMKEIKKAYRDLAKKHHPDINQGSSKSEETFKLISEAYTTLSDSKKRKQYDQMRSQGTGAPRGSGRSYRGGNPWQGAYDYARQYTRQGPREDFRDAGPRPDFDEEPQFDPDMPTQGFDLQFMLDIPFITAALGGTLPFHYEKYVTCPECNGSGLNTDQDACPVCEGIQRIVEPVSVNVDVPGGVADQYTLRLQGEGACGRNGGPPGDLLLKVCIQPHPRFRRVQSDIYADITIPAELAENGGPLEVETLDGKETIEVEDGTLTGEEYRIPGAGSRERTSKKRGDFIVKFRVAQAAA, encoded by the coding sequence ATGCCCGTCTCCGCATCCAAAGATTATTATAAAATCCTCGGCGTCACCAAGGCGGCGAAGATGAAAGAGATCAAAAAAGCCTACCGGGATCTCGCCAAGAAACACCATCCGGATATCAACCAGGGCAGTTCCAAATCGGAAGAAACCTTCAAACTGATTTCCGAAGCTTACACCACCCTGAGCGACTCTAAAAAACGCAAACAATATGACCAGATGCGTTCGCAGGGCACCGGAGCACCGCGGGGAAGCGGCCGCTCTTACCGGGGAGGAAACCCGTGGCAGGGTGCGTACGACTACGCCCGACAATACACCCGGCAGGGTCCCCGGGAGGATTTCCGTGATGCCGGGCCACGGCCGGATTTTGATGAGGAACCGCAGTTCGACCCGGACATGCCCACTCAGGGATTCGATCTTCAGTTCATGCTGGATATTCCCTTCATCACGGCAGCGCTGGGTGGAACCCTCCCCTTTCATTACGAAAAATACGTCACCTGCCCGGAATGCAACGGTAGTGGGTTGAATACCGACCAGGACGCCTGCCCGGTCTGTGAGGGGATTCAACGCATCGTCGAGCCGGTCTCGGTGAATGTGGACGTACCGGGAGGGGTTGCGGATCAGTACACTCTGCGTTTGCAGGGTGAAGGCGCATGCGGTAGAAACGGCGGCCCGCCGGGTGACCTGTTGCTCAAGGTATGCATCCAGCCGCATCCCCGATTTCGCCGCGTGCAGTCGGATATCTACGCAGACATCACCATCCCTGCCGAACTCGCGGAAAATGGCGGTCCCTTGGAGGTCGAAACATTGGATGGGAAGGAAACCATCGAGGTGGAGGACGGCACCCTGACCGGCGAGGAATACCGCATTCCCGGAGCGGGAAGCCGCGAACGTACCAGCAAAAAACGGGGTGACTTCATCGTCAAGTTTCGCGTTGCCCAAGCCGCGGCTTGA
- a CDS encoding Lcl C-terminal domain-containing protein: MADTNPKNEEKQPAEGKPTASESTPKPDPAAPKPEGGESASEKPAPAAVAKSAASAGAKPAPAAGAKPAAPGAKPAAAKPAAKPKVEKKPLIDNGDGTITDPNSGLMWKKTDAWIDTKKFYTWPQAPEYVDKVNKEKFAGHDDWRIPSKAEAATLVDKTKKHMDKNGTEYPFDPIFEIGCAAVTWITECTEEKVVRFDYKIGSEFTYPPCELWSSIRVVRNAEGYEDVPKPGAAPAAKPAPKPGAPAAGVKPAAPAAGAAKPAAPAGDKSATPAPKPDAPAGEKAAPPPAADKPKPTESQSTPTA; this comes from the coding sequence ATGGCCGATACGAATCCGAAGAACGAAGAGAAGCAACCCGCCGAAGGCAAACCGACCGCTTCGGAATCCACTCCCAAGCCAGATCCCGCGGCCCCGAAACCGGAAGGTGGGGAGAGTGCGTCCGAGAAACCCGCTCCGGCTGCCGTAGCGAAGTCCGCAGCCTCCGCCGGAGCCAAGCCCGCTCCCGCCGCAGGGGCGAAACCGGCCGCGCCGGGAGCGAAACCTGCGGCTGCCAAGCCTGCCGCCAAACCCAAGGTTGAAAAGAAACCGCTCATCGATAACGGCGACGGCACCATCACCGATCCCAACAGCGGGTTGATGTGGAAAAAGACCGACGCGTGGATCGACACCAAAAAATTCTATACCTGGCCGCAGGCTCCCGAATACGTCGACAAGGTCAACAAGGAAAAGTTCGCGGGTCACGACGACTGGCGCATTCCCAGCAAGGCGGAAGCCGCGACGCTGGTGGACAAGACCAAGAAGCACATGGACAAGAACGGAACCGAGTACCCCTTCGACCCGATTTTTGAAATCGGTTGTGCTGCGGTTACGTGGATTACCGAGTGTACCGAGGAAAAAGTGGTCCGTTTCGATTACAAGATCGGCAGTGAGTTCACCTATCCCCCGTGTGAGCTCTGGTCATCCATCCGCGTGGTGCGGAATGCCGAGGGTTACGAAGACGTACCGAAACCGGGAGCCGCTCCGGCGGCGAAACCCGCGCCCAAACCCGGTGCTCCTGCAGCGGGAGTGAAACCGGCGGCCCCGGCGGCAGGTGCGGCCAAGCCCGCGGCACCTGCAGGAGACAAATCGGCAACCCCCGCACCCAAACCCGATGCTCCCGCGGGCGAGAAGGCAGCACCACCCCCTGCGGCAGACAAGCCCAAGCCGACCGAAAGCCAGTCCACTCCTACCGCTTAA
- a CDS encoding ABC transporter permease, protein MRAMWSRFSLAAKLSACFLAAIALAALFAPWLTPFSFEEQDTLNALAAPDATHWMGTDRLGRDLFSRMLYGARVSLFLGVGTTLIALVIGTVYGAISGYIGGRIDNFLMRVVDVIFALPDLLLIILIMVVLGRGLTSIFLALTMVSWVTVARLVRGEVLRIKEFTFVEAARALGAGHRRILFSEIVPNLWGVLIVTMTFRIPVAILAESTLSFIGLGIAPPFSSWGTLANDGWTAIKFYPHLIVFPSLAIFLTILAFNFLGEGLRDHFDPRKSSLEIN, encoded by the coding sequence ATGCGCGCCATGTGGAGCCGGTTTTCCCTGGCTGCAAAACTGAGTGCCTGCTTCCTTGCGGCCATCGCATTGGCGGCGCTGTTCGCGCCGTGGCTGACACCGTTCTCGTTTGAGGAGCAGGACACCCTGAACGCGCTCGCCGCGCCCGATGCGACGCACTGGATGGGCACCGACCGCCTGGGCCGCGATCTGTTTTCGCGCATGTTGTATGGAGCGCGTGTGTCTCTGTTTCTCGGCGTCGGCACCACGCTGATTGCGCTGGTCATCGGCACCGTGTACGGGGCCATTTCCGGTTATATAGGCGGACGCATCGACAATTTCCTGATGCGGGTGGTGGATGTGATTTTTGCCCTTCCCGACCTGTTGCTGATTATCCTGATCATGGTGGTGCTGGGCCGCGGGTTGACCAGTATTTTCCTCGCGCTCACCATGGTGAGCTGGGTGACGGTGGCGCGGCTGGTTCGGGGCGAGGTGCTGCGCATCAAGGAATTCACGTTTGTCGAGGCGGCGCGCGCATTGGGGGCGGGACACCGGCGTATTCTGTTCTCCGAAATCGTGCCCAACCTCTGGGGCGTTTTGATCGTCACGATGACGTTCCGTATCCCCGTAGCGATCCTCGCCGAATCGACGTTGAGTTTCATCGGGCTGGGCATCGCGCCGCCATTCAGCAGTTGGGGCACGCTGGCCAACGACGGCTGGACGGCGATCAAGTTCTACCCGCACCTCATTGTATTTCCTTCACTGGCCATCTTCCTGACCATCCTGGCCTTCAACTTTTTAGGGGAGGGACTGCGCGACCATTTCGATCCTCGGAAGTCGTCTCTGGAAATTAATTGA
- a CDS encoding ABC transporter permease codes for MLMPALALGAGFAGYIARLTRTTVLDVLSQDYIRTARAKGLKESTILLKHALLNSVTPIVSVMGPLTAGLVTGSFVIEFIFSIPGMGNYFITAVTNRDYPLIMGVTLVYAVLIVLANIAVDLLYVKLDPRVKLSGERA; via the coding sequence ACATGCTGATGCCCGCGCTGGCTCTGGGTGCGGGGTTCGCGGGTTACATCGCGCGGCTCACCCGCACCACGGTGCTCGATGTGCTGTCGCAGGATTACATCCGCACCGCCCGTGCCAAGGGATTGAAGGAGTCGACCATACTGCTCAAGCATGCCCTGCTGAACTCCGTGACGCCGATCGTGTCGGTGATGGGACCACTCACCGCCGGACTGGTGACGGGATCGTTTGTCATCGAATTCATTTTCTCCATTCCCGGCATGGGCAATTACTTCATCACCGCCGTCACCAACCGCGACTATCCATTGATCATGGGTGTGACCCTGGTGTACGCGGTGCTGATCGTGCTGGCTAACATTGCCGTCGACCTGCTGTATGTGAAGCTCGATCCCCGCGTTAAATTGAGTGGAGAAAGGGCCTGA
- a CDS encoding ABC transporter permease produces the protein MLTYFLKRLLQGVPVLIVVATLTFLIMHAVPGGPFDRDKKLPPEILANIEAKYHLDKPVWKQYLLYMGQLVQGEMGPSYKYIGRDVKDIIRDTFPVSLTLGLLAVLVTLGLGVPAGVISAARENTLIDRSCIFIATLGISVPSFVLGTFLILVFSHML, from the coding sequence ATGCTGACTTATTTTCTGAAACGGCTTCTGCAGGGTGTGCCGGTGTTGATCGTGGTGGCGACCCTCACTTTCCTCATCATGCACGCCGTGCCCGGCGGGCCGTTCGACCGCGACAAGAAACTTCCCCCCGAGATCCTCGCCAACATCGAAGCCAAGTACCATCTCGACAAACCCGTTTGGAAGCAGTACCTCCTGTACATGGGGCAACTGGTGCAGGGGGAGATGGGTCCATCGTACAAGTACATCGGGCGCGACGTGAAGGACATCATCAGGGACACGTTTCCCGTGTCGCTCACCCTGGGGCTTCTGGCGGTGCTGGTGACCCTGGGGCTGGGCGTGCCCGCCGGGGTGATTTCCGCAGCGCGCGAGAACACGTTGATCGACCGCTCCTGCATTTTCATCGCCACCCTGGGCATATCGGTTCCCAGTTTTGTGTTGGGCACGTTCCTGATCCTGGTTTTCTCGCACATGCTT
- a CDS encoding menaquinone biosynthesis decarboxylase, whose product MSYNGVFAFLRFRSNRFQQPVAHGNPMIFDSLTEFVKHLEGAGELVRIREKVSPILEIAEITDRVSKQNGGGKALLFENVEGSSMPVLINAFGSWSRIQAALGVTKLDKIARDIDQYLHLAPPETLLDKAKMLPILLEASQFPPKMVSSAPCQEVVKTGDQVNLDEIPIIQCWPHDAGRFITYPIVINRSVDRKIRNVGLYRMQVFDKKTTAMHWHIHKDGAHFFHEFKRKGKVMEVAVALGADPVSCYAASAPLPYGVDEFLLAGFIRKKAVPLVKCKTVNLEVPANAEIVLEGFIDPKEMRREGPFGDHTGYYSQDGDYPVFHVTAVTHRKDPIYLTTIVGIPPQEDFYLGKATERIFLPLLRTQLPELVDMNMPLEGVFHNCVIVSIDKRYPMQSRRLMSTLWGAGQMSFVKTIVVVDRDVDVQDERAVLELLLNDIDFNRDLFFFEGILDVLNHASDHALYGSKLGIDATRPIEGEPPSNPPQNDPVPADPQLGERIKSKFAEVESVRMCSLDVRRPVVLVALDKTRPYQGRDFLRACLEDDGLSGAGVIVALEAHVDLNQTSTVLWKLFNNLDPRRDIQVADGRIGIDVTKKLPEEGYTQDWPEEIHMSNDIKKIVDEKWERMFPQSRQP is encoded by the coding sequence GTGAGCTATAATGGAGTCTTCGCATTTTTGCGGTTCCGGTCCAACCGTTTCCAACAACCCGTCGCCCACGGCAACCCGATGATTTTCGACTCACTCACCGAATTTGTCAAACACCTCGAAGGCGCAGGCGAACTGGTGCGCATCCGCGAGAAGGTCTCTCCCATCCTGGAAATTGCCGAGATCACCGACCGCGTCTCCAAGCAGAACGGCGGCGGCAAAGCGTTACTTTTCGAAAACGTGGAGGGTTCTTCCATGCCGGTGCTCATCAACGCCTTCGGCAGCTGGAGCCGCATCCAGGCCGCGCTGGGCGTGACGAAGCTCGACAAGATCGCCCGCGACATCGACCAGTACCTGCACCTGGCGCCACCGGAGACACTTCTCGACAAGGCCAAGATGCTTCCCATACTTTTGGAGGCATCCCAGTTTCCGCCGAAGATGGTTTCCAGCGCGCCCTGCCAGGAAGTGGTCAAAACCGGTGACCAGGTCAATCTCGACGAAATCCCGATCATCCAGTGCTGGCCGCACGATGCAGGACGGTTCATCACCTACCCCATTGTCATCAACCGCAGTGTTGACCGCAAGATCCGCAACGTCGGTCTCTACCGAATGCAGGTGTTCGATAAAAAAACCACGGCCATGCACTGGCATATCCACAAGGACGGCGCCCATTTTTTTCACGAATTCAAAAGGAAGGGCAAGGTCATGGAAGTGGCGGTGGCGCTGGGGGCGGACCCGGTTTCCTGCTACGCCGCCTCAGCCCCCCTGCCCTACGGCGTCGATGAATTCCTGCTGGCCGGGTTCATCCGTAAAAAAGCCGTGCCGCTGGTCAAATGCAAGACGGTGAACCTGGAAGTTCCGGCCAACGCGGAGATCGTACTGGAAGGTTTCATCGATCCTAAAGAAATGCGGCGCGAAGGCCCCTTCGGCGACCACACGGGTTACTACTCGCAGGACGGGGATTATCCCGTGTTCCACGTCACCGCCGTCACGCATCGTAAGGACCCGATTTATCTGACCACCATCGTCGGCATCCCGCCGCAGGAGGATTTTTACCTCGGCAAGGCGACCGAACGCATTTTCCTGCCGCTCCTGCGCACCCAGCTGCCGGAGCTGGTGGACATGAACATGCCGCTCGAGGGCGTGTTCCACAACTGCGTCATCGTGTCCATCGACAAGCGTTACCCCATGCAGTCGCGCCGGCTGATGAGCACCCTGTGGGGAGCGGGACAGATGAGCTTCGTCAAAACCATCGTCGTGGTGGACCGCGACGTCGATGTGCAGGATGAACGTGCGGTGCTGGAATTGCTGCTGAACGACATCGACTTCAATCGCGACCTGTTTTTTTTCGAAGGCATCCTCGACGTGCTCAACCACGCCTCCGACCACGCCCTGTATGGATCGAAGCTGGGCATCGACGCCACCCGGCCGATCGAAGGCGAACCGCCGTCGAATCCGCCGCAGAACGATCCCGTACCCGCGGACCCGCAGTTGGGTGAACGGATCAAAAGCAAATTCGCGGAAGTGGAATCCGTGCGGATGTGCAGTCTGGACGTGCGCCGCCCGGTGGTGCTGGTAGCGCTCGACAAAACCCGGCCGTACCAGGGCCGTGACTTTCTCCGTGCCTGCCTGGAAGACGATGGCCTCTCTGGAGCAGGCGTCATCGTCGCGCTGGAAGCACATGTCGACCTCAACCAAACCTCGACCGTGCTTTGGAAGTTGTTCAACAACCTCGACCCGCGCCGCGACATCCAGGTGGCCGACGGACGCATCGGCATCGACGTCACCAAAAAACTGCCGGAGGAAGGCTACACGCAGGACTGGCCGGAGGAGATCCACATGTCCAATGACATCAAAAAAATTGTCGATGAAAAATGGGAACGCATGTTCCCGCAATCCAGGCAACCCTGA
- the uvrA gene encoding excinuclease ABC subunit UvrA — protein MALENITIKGAREHNLKNVHLTLPREKLVVITGLSGSGKSSLAFDTIYAEGQRRYVESLSAYARQFLELMEKPDVDYIEGLSPAISIEQKTSSKNPRSTVGTVTEIYDYLRLLYARIGHVFCYGCGREIASQTVQQIVDQVQAIPEGRKLMILAPVVQGRKGEFKKEILELRKKGFVRARIDGEVKSLEDDIALNKKFKHTIEAVVDRLVIKANMGKRLADSVEMALGQGDGSLVVSLLEDKKNNHAAEELLFSEKFACSYCGISYPELEPRLFSFNNPTGACPECDGLGNRMVIDPDLVVPDKSLSIRQGAIHPWQKKTTVYFFQMLDSLASQFKFKLSTPFQDLPKITQEVLLHGTEDPVKYYYEKDGRRKSYTGTFDGVIPDLDRRYHETESASTRDEIAQYMRALPCPTCSGTRLKKEAVSVKVGGQNIIELTSLSIGQLSEYFEKLTFTEQEFSIARRIVKEIKERLQFLVDVGLDYLTLNRTSATLSGGESQRIRLATQIGSSLMGVLYVLDEPSIGLHQRDNDRLLKTLTTLRDLGNTVIVVEHDENTIRDADYVVDLGPGAGIHGGEVIFSGPPQELVKDTKSLTGLYLSGKREIPIPAKRRKGNGHVLEITGARHNNLKSIDITVPLGALTCVTGVSGSGKSTLVIDILYKALAQHFWKANDKPGTFDKIKGVQYLDKVIDIDQSPIGRTPRSNPATYTGLFTLIRDLFSEVPEARVRGYKPGRFSFNVKGGRCEACQGDGIIKVEMHFLPDIFVTCEVCQGKRFNRETLEIQYKGKNISEVLEMTAEEALEFFQKIPSVRTKLQTITDVGLDYIHLGQPATTLSGGEAQRVKLSKELSKRSTGQTLYILDEPTTGLHFHDIEHLMHVLAKLVDAGNTVIIIEHNLDVIKTADHIIDLGPEGGDRGGEVVASGTPEKVAANPKSYTGLYLSNVLKPPAQAARKKVAKL, from the coding sequence ATGGCACTCGAAAACATCACCATCAAAGGAGCCCGCGAGCACAACCTGAAGAACGTCCACCTCACACTTCCGCGTGAAAAGCTGGTGGTGATCACGGGCCTGAGCGGTTCGGGAAAATCGTCCCTCGCTTTCGACACCATCTACGCCGAAGGCCAGCGCCGCTACGTGGAGTCGCTTTCCGCCTACGCCCGGCAGTTTCTGGAGTTGATGGAAAAGCCGGACGTCGATTACATCGAAGGCCTGTCGCCCGCCATCTCCATCGAGCAGAAAACGTCAAGCAAGAACCCGCGCTCCACCGTCGGCACCGTCACCGAAATCTACGACTACCTGCGCCTGCTCTACGCCCGCATCGGCCACGTGTTCTGCTACGGATGCGGCCGGGAGATCGCATCGCAGACGGTCCAGCAGATCGTCGACCAGGTGCAGGCCATTCCCGAAGGGCGCAAGCTCATGATCCTCGCCCCCGTGGTGCAGGGCCGCAAGGGCGAGTTCAAAAAGGAAATCCTCGAACTGCGCAAAAAGGGTTTCGTGCGGGCGCGCATCGACGGCGAAGTGAAATCGCTGGAAGACGACATCGCCCTCAATAAAAAATTCAAACACACCATCGAGGCGGTGGTCGACCGGCTGGTGATCAAGGCCAATATGGGCAAACGGCTGGCGGACTCGGTAGAGATGGCACTGGGCCAGGGAGACGGGTCGCTGGTGGTCTCGCTCCTCGAAGACAAGAAGAACAACCACGCGGCGGAAGAGTTGCTGTTCAGCGAAAAGTTCGCATGCAGTTATTGCGGCATCAGTTATCCGGAGCTGGAACCACGCCTGTTCTCGTTCAACAACCCGACCGGCGCGTGCCCGGAGTGCGACGGGCTGGGAAACCGTATGGTGATCGACCCCGACCTCGTCGTCCCCGACAAGTCGCTGTCCATCCGCCAGGGCGCGATCCATCCGTGGCAGAAAAAAACCACGGTGTATTTCTTCCAGATGCTGGACTCTCTGGCGTCGCAGTTCAAGTTCAAACTCAGCACCCCATTTCAGGACCTGCCTAAAATCACTCAGGAGGTGCTCCTTCACGGCACGGAAGACCCTGTCAAATACTATTACGAAAAGGATGGACGGCGGAAATCCTACACGGGCACGTTTGACGGCGTGATCCCCGACCTCGACCGGCGTTACCACGAAACCGAATCGGCCTCGACCCGCGACGAGATCGCGCAGTACATGCGCGCCCTGCCCTGCCCCACCTGCAGTGGAACCCGCCTCAAGAAAGAAGCGGTGTCGGTGAAGGTCGGCGGACAGAACATCATCGAACTCACTTCGCTGTCCATTGGCCAGTTGAGCGAATACTTCGAAAAACTCACCTTCACCGAGCAGGAATTCTCCATCGCCCGCCGCATCGTGAAGGAGATCAAGGAACGGTTGCAGTTCCTGGTGGACGTCGGGCTGGATTACCTGACGCTCAACCGCACCTCGGCGACCTTGTCCGGCGGCGAGAGCCAGCGCATCCGGCTGGCGACGCAGATCGGCTCCAGCCTCATGGGCGTGCTCTACGTGCTCGATGAGCCGAGTATTGGCCTGCACCAGCGCGACAACGACCGCCTGCTTAAAACCCTCACCACCCTGCGTGACCTCGGCAACACAGTGATCGTGGTCGAACACGACGAGAACACCATCCGCGACGCGGATTACGTGGTGGACCTGGGTCCCGGCGCGGGCATTCACGGCGGCGAGGTGATCTTCTCCGGTCCACCGCAGGAACTGGTTAAGGATACGAAATCGCTGACGGGTCTGTACCTTTCGGGCAAGCGCGAAATTCCCATACCGGCCAAACGCCGCAAGGGCAACGGTCATGTTCTCGAGATCACCGGAGCACGCCACAACAACCTGAAGAGCATCGACATCACAGTGCCCCTTGGGGCGCTCACCTGCGTCACCGGCGTCTCCGGTTCCGGCAAGAGCACGCTGGTGATCGACATCCTGTACAAGGCACTGGCCCAGCATTTCTGGAAAGCCAACGACAAACCAGGGACATTCGACAAGATCAAGGGCGTCCAGTACCTCGACAAGGTCATCGACATCGACCAGTCGCCGATCGGCAGAACGCCGCGGTCGAATCCCGCCACCTACACCGGCCTGTTCACCCTGATCCGCGACCTGTTCAGCGAGGTGCCGGAGGCGCGCGTTCGCGGCTACAAACCGGGCCGGTTCAGCTTCAACGTCAAGGGCGGCCGCTGTGAGGCCTGCCAGGGCGACGGCATCATCAAGGTCGAGATGCATTTCCTGCCGGACATCTTCGTCACCTGCGAAGTGTGCCAGGGCAAGCGCTTCAACCGCGAGACCCTGGAAATCCAGTACAAGGGAAAGAACATCTCCGAGGTGCTGGAGATGACGGCCGAAGAAGCGCTCGAGTTCTTCCAGAAAATCCCATCCGTCCGCACCAAACTGCAAACCATCACCGACGTGGGGCTGGACTACATTCACCTGGGCCAGCCCGCAACCACCCTCTCCGGCGGTGAGGCGCAACGGGTGAAGCTGTCGAAGGAACTCAGCAAACGAAGCACCGGTCAGACCCTGTACATCCTCGACGAGCCGACCACCGGTCTTCATTTTCACGACATCGAACACCTCATGCACGTGCTGGCGAAACTGGTCGATGCGGGCAACACCGTGATCATCATCGAACACAACCTGGACGTCATCAAGACCGCCGATCACATCATCGACCTCGGTCCCGAAGGCGGCGACCGTGGCGGCGAGGTGGTGGCGTCAGGCACGCCGGAGAAGGTGGCGGCCAACCCGAAGTCGTACACGGGCCTTTATTTATCAAATGTTTTAAAGCCTCCCGCCCAAGCCGCACGCAAAAAAGTGGCGAAATTGTAA
- a CDS encoding CBS domain-containing protein has protein sequence MKKRKQENPIEEVSDYMSSPVITIPETNTIKDAAEFMHEKQVGSLVVVNGKKPVGIVTETDFARKVVAKGLDPKTAKVGDIMTTPLQTIDCHESVLDANKLMAKKKIRHLVVMDKEELVGIVTVHNLVHYFSNPRIRTF, from the coding sequence ATGAAGAAACGCAAGCAGGAAAACCCGATTGAAGAAGTGAGCGACTACATGTCCTCGCCTGTGATCACCATCCCGGAGACGAATACCATCAAGGACGCAGCGGAGTTCATGCACGAGAAACAGGTGGGGTCGCTGGTGGTTGTGAATGGAAAGAAACCTGTCGGAATCGTCACCGAAACCGATTTCGCCCGCAAGGTGGTGGCCAAGGGGCTCGATCCCAAAACGGCGAAGGTGGGGGACATCATGACCACGCCGCTACAGACGATCGACTGCCACGAATCGGTGCTGGACGCCAACAAACTGATGGCGAAAAAGAAAATCCGCCACCTGGTGGTGATGGATAAGGAAGAACTGGTGGGAATCGTTACGGTGCACAACCTGGTGCACTACTTTTCGAACCCGCGCATCCGCACTTTTTAA
- a CDS encoding F0F1 ATP synthase subunit epsilon codes for MAEENQKLHFVLVTPEKEMVNDPSVDQVNIPGSEGDLGILPLHAPLFTTMRPGSFSYEKGDEIISLVVGHGYAEITNDRVTVLAETAEYLSDVDVARAQEAKAKAEAILAKPDVEEAELREAQKKLFRALARIESKGTE; via the coding sequence ATGGCCGAAGAGAATCAGAAACTGCATTTTGTACTGGTCACGCCGGAGAAGGAGATGGTAAACGATCCGAGCGTGGATCAGGTCAACATACCCGGAAGCGAGGGCGACCTGGGCATCCTTCCCCTGCACGCGCCTTTGTTCACCACCATGCGGCCGGGAAGCTTTTCCTATGAAAAGGGAGACGAAATCATTTCCCTCGTTGTGGGTCACGGTTACGCGGAAATCACCAACGACCGCGTGACGGTACTGGCGGAGACGGCCGAATACCTCAGCGACGTCGATGTGGCCCGCGCTCAGGAAGCCAAGGCCAAGGCCGAAGCCATTCTGGCCAAGCCCGATGTTGAGGAAGCCGAACTCCGTGAAGCGCAGAAAAAACTGTTCCGCGCTCTGGCCCGCATCGAAAGCAAAGGCACCGAGTAA
- the atpD gene encoding F0F1 ATP synthase subunit beta has translation MNVGKVIQVIGPVVDISFKDGELPALYNAIHIKKKPEGGEEETITLEVAQHLGDNAVRAISMHPTDGLVRGIDAEDTGRPISVPVGEKVLGRILNVIGEPVDQKPKVESQETWSIHRDAPPLDEQDTGMEMLETGIKVIDLLEPYLKGGKTGLFGGAGVGKTVLIMELIRNIGAEHGGYSVFAGVGERTREGNDLYHEMIESKVIDKTALIYGQMTEPPGARMRVGLTGLTIAEYFRDVGGQDVLLFIDNIFRFSQAGSEVSALLGRIPSAVGYQPTLATEMGNLQERITSTKKGSITSVQAIYVPADDLTDPAPATTFSHLDATTVLNRRISELGIYPAVDPLDSTSRILDPSIVGEEHYGVAREVQRILQRYKELQDIIAILGMDELTEEDKMLVARARKIQKYLSQPFFVAETFTGAPGKYVKVADTITGFKEIVNGKLDDIPEQAFYMCGAIDEVYEKAEKLKKQG, from the coding sequence ATGAACGTAGGAAAAGTCATCCAGGTAATCGGTCCCGTTGTGGATATCAGCTTCAAGGACGGCGAACTGCCGGCCTTGTACAACGCGATCCACATTAAAAAGAAGCCGGAGGGCGGGGAGGAAGAAACCATCACCCTGGAAGTGGCACAGCATCTGGGTGACAACGCGGTCCGCGCCATCTCCATGCACCCCACCGACGGCCTGGTGCGGGGCATCGATGCGGAGGACACCGGTCGTCCCATCTCCGTTCCCGTCGGCGAAAAGGTTCTCGGCCGCATCCTGAACGTCATCGGCGAACCCGTCGATCAGAAACCGAAGGTCGAGTCGCAGGAAACGTGGAGCATCCACCGCGACGCGCCGCCTCTCGACGAGCAGGACACCGGCATGGAAATGCTGGAAACCGGCATCAAGGTCATCGACCTTCTGGAGCCGTACCTGAAAGGCGGCAAGACCGGGCTGTTCGGCGGTGCGGGCGTTGGCAAGACCGTTCTCATCATGGAACTGATCCGCAACATCGGGGCGGAGCACGGCGGTTACTCGGTGTTCGCCGGCGTGGGAGAGCGGACCCGCGAGGGTAACGACCTCTACCACGAAATGATCGAGTCGAAGGTCATCGACAAAACCGCGCTGATCTACGGCCAGATGACCGAGCCTCCCGGCGCGCGTATGCGCGTGGGCCTGACCGGGCTGACCATCGCCGAATACTTCCGCGATGTCGGCGGCCAGGACGTGCTTTTGTTCATCGACAACATCTTCCGGTTCTCGCAGGCGGGTTCCGAAGTATCGGCCCTGTTGGGCCGCATCCCGTCCGCGGTGGGTTACCAGCCGACGCTGGCCACCGAGATGGGCAACCTGCAGGAGCGCATCACCTCGACGAAGAAGGGGTCCATCACTTCCGTTCAGGCGATTTACGTACCGGCGGACGACCTCACCGACCCGGCCCCGGCGACCACGTTTTCTCACTTGGACGCCACCACCGTTCTCAACAGGCGCATCTCGGAGCTGGGCATCTACCCGGCGGTGGATCCGCTGGACTCCACGTCGCGCATCCTCGACCCGTCCATCGTCGGCGAGGAGCACTACGGTGTGGCCCGGGAGGTTCAGCGCATCCTGCAGCGCTACAAGGAACTGCAGGACATCATCGCCATTCTGGGTATGGACGAGTTGACCGAGGAAGACAAGATGCTGGTGGCGCGGGCACGTAAAATCCAGAAATACCTGTCCCAGCCGTTCTTCGTTGCTGAAACGTTCACCGGTGCACCCGGCAAATACGTCAAGGTGGCCGACACCATCACCGGCTTCAAGGAAATCGTCAACGGCAAGCTGGACGACATTCCCGAGCAGGCGTTCTACATGTGCGGCGCCATCGATGAGGTATACGAAAAAGCCGAGAAACTCAAGAAGCAGGGTTGA